A single region of the Plasmodium malariae genome assembly, chromosome: 7 genome encodes:
- the PmUG01_07048000 gene encoding Plasmodium exported protein (hyp11), unknown function has translation MAQFNKSFSLENSRRSIGNERNNKRASLVKSNNNYKNVIVHFAKFISVCAIIWSVRKSPETNNSDVNETSIGNIISEHGLNIPHGRIIAEQEPNNNDTWKHDFVLTLKDEENEEDKELHSEDKNDPEYMEKLNRLCGSTSETWKQTVREMEEEFYIVTKDMDESWKNDMWNKEWAKYLRKVHAYITLDLNESSLSLNDKEHIVNIWLTWARKDFEFFLQYVTETWEDYDEELLQISGSNRSSNRSGSNRSSNRSGSYSSSNRSGSYSSNRSGSYSSNRSGSYSSSGDWENNLIKYFVLGFFKNCILKI, from the exons ATGGCTCAATTCAATAAGTCATTCTCTCTTGAGAACAGTAGAAGAAGCATAGgaaatgaaagaaataataaaagggCTTCACTTGTGAAATCaaacaataattataaaaatgtaatagtTCATTTTGCCAAGTTTATTTCCGTATGTGCTATAATATGGAGTGTTCGTAAATCCCCGGAAACcaa TAATTCTGATGTGAATGAAACGAGTATAGGAAATATTATATCTGAGCATGGCTTAAATATACCACATGGAAGAATAATAGCTGAACAAGAGccaaataataatgatacaTGGAAACATGATTTTGTTTTAACATTAAAAGatgaagaaaatgaagaagataAAGAATTACACTCAGAGGATAAAAATGATCCGGAATATATGGAGAAATTAAATAGATTGTGTGGAAGTACATCGGAAACATGGAAACAAACAGTAAGAGAGATGGAAGaagaattttatattgtaaCAAAAGATATGGATGAAAGTTGGAAAAATGATATGTGGAATAAGGAATGGGCTAAATATTTACGAAaagtacatgcatacataacTCTTGACTTAAACGAATCTTCCCTTTCTTTGAATGATAAAGAAcatattgtaaatatttgGTTAACATGGGCAAGAAAGGACTTTGAATTCTTTTTGCAGTATGTTACCGAAACGTGGGAAGATTATGATGAAGAACTACTACAAAT AAGCGGTAGTAATAGAAGTAGTAATAGAAGCGGTAGTAATAGAAGTAGTAATAGAAGCGGTAGttatagtagtagtaatagaaGCGGTAGTTATAGTAGTAATAGAAGCGGTAGTTATAGTAGTAATAGAAGCGGTAGTTATAGTAGTAGTGGGGATTGGGAAAACAATTTAATAAAGTACTTTGTTCTaggattttttaaaaattgtatactaaaaatataa
- the PmUG01_07048100 gene encoding Plasmodium exported protein (PHIST), unknown function → MNIYTTPKGGNGNLELKLSNINSRKLSGCIPSHIKGFRRPTFSEKGEMTFVCNPKRNKQACSNSREEEYEEKESEFLDHYLKKLDSVERERSKKNEMLFPYISTDSTAMITENEFNTRIANLKGPVDSKIMILVWNYVIEYERRKYINMVDDIITMCKLLAEFYNVPSNYESSIKQHVRNKMMKALMKKEEFDYKNIKDFARDDDGICARWEFQRYVQLKRRLWKYFREAMEEKWTKRLYKWFKGYPHT, encoded by the exons ATG aatatatatacaacacCGAAAGGTGGAAATGGCAACTTAGAATTGAaattaagtaatataaattcGAGAAAGTTATCAGGATGTATACCTTCACATATAAAAGGATTTAGAAGACCTACGTTTAGTGAAAAAGGTGAGATGACTTTTGTTTGTAATCCAAAAAGGAACAAACAGGCATGTTCTAATTCTAGAGAAGAagaatatgaagaaaaagagaGTGAATTTTTAgatcattatttaaaaaaattagacaGTGTAGAAAGggaaagaagtaaaaaaaatgaaatgctTTTCCCCTATATAAGTACAGATTCAACTGCTATGATAACAgaaaatgaatttaataCTAGAATAGCTAATTTAAAGGGTCCAGTTGattcaaaaattatgattttgGTATGGAATTATGTTATTGAATatgaaagaagaaaatatattaatatggtAGATGACATAATAACTATGTGTAAATTGCTAGCTGAATTTTATAATGTACCATCTAACTATGAGAGTAGTATAAAGCAACATGTAAGGAATAAAATGATGAAGgcattaatgaaaaaagaagaatttgattataaaaatataaaagattttGCACGAGATGATGATGGAATATGTGCTAGGTGGGAATTCCAAAGGTATGTACAATTGAAGAGACGATTATGGAAATATTTTAGGGAAGCTATGGAAGAAAAATGGACTAAGAGGTTATATAAATGGTTTAAGGGGTATCCGCACAcgtaa
- the PmUG01_07048200 gene encoding Plasmodium exported protein, unknown function, which produces MKVFGLIIPLIIRTSQCHSNFTMYTSLEKEHDLAQVVVVYLLNNRILAEEKETKLKELKTDILSCKEKKDKSKNVKVIISKIVNSSEKTLNNEMQNDDSSKKNTKNRIVEFFKYVDRYFEKLIFNVLYSISSDEEVDYEKYNDELKERMKEYLFLFEPPAMAMIGILFINQETSWLSIILLLISSMLIIYCIAKILKYDRLHKNLFTLQNILKEISRIKNVPSNIVLRINEMVKKLTFKWKRKNYIFFSASR; this is translated from the exons ATGAAAGTTTTCGGATTAATTATTCCCCTAATAATTAGGACCTCTCAGTGTCACAGTAAT TTTACTATGTATACATCTTTGGAAAAGGAACATGATTTAGCACAAGTGGTAGTAGTATATTTACTAAATAACAGAATACTAGCGgaggaaaaagaaacaaaactTAAAGAATTAAAGACTGACATATTATCATGTAAAGAGAAAAAGGATAAGtcgaaaaatgtaaaagtcATAATTTCCAAAATTGTGAATTCATCTGAAAAGACGTTGAATAACGAAATGCAAAACGATGACTCGTCTAAGAAAAATACCAAAAATAGAATTgttgaattttttaagtatgtAGATAgatattttgaaaaactaATATTTAATGTACTATATTCTATAAGTTCAGATGAAGAAGTTGATtacgaaaaatataatgatgaaTTAAAAGAGAGAATGAAAGAATATTTGTTCCTTTTTGAACCTCCTGCAATGGCAATGATTggaattctttttataaatcaGGAAACATCGTGGCTTTCTATTATATTACTTCTTATATCATCTATGTTAATTATTTACTGTattgcaaaaattttaaaatatgacagactacataaaaatttgtttacgttacaaaatattttaaaagaaatttcaAGGATTAAAAACGTCCCGAGTAATATTGTATTAAGAATTAACGAAATGGTGAAAAAACTTACCTTTAAATGGAAAAGGAagaactatatattttttagtgcATCAAGGTAG
- the PmUG01_07048300 gene encoding Plasmodium exported protein, unknown function, which produces MRKITNKYFIVFTKIFIFSLLICVWKYSYEFSNFRKSWDEQIGRKDPLNFRLNRLLKGRIQSKGYQGNSNLRSKILDLLEGDDNTLGKRFNALIHDDNFRKELHALLFKEDFQRQFDQLKQNEKLEVLFDLFKLQDSSRLFDLLISTNFENPFETKTFDADTEKQNDQTSTDDDFETGNKEGGSNFLDITEEGDNFLNKRKPKSIRDVLRKVNSQIDVEMPHLMNNVLCGKPSLKQKRKYRKLLKFMKKLKKYSPYILAYSVLIGSLLQIITISLLNMNTLMYIILSVIFYNLLIFVGIYYVHKFLKVIYMKKKAKNLKANQKYIKY; this is translated from the exons ATGAGGAAAATAACGAATAAATACTTTATCGTTTtcacaaaaatttttattttttcccttttaatATGTGTATGGAAATATTCTTATGAG tttaGCAACTTTCGTAAATCGTGGGATGAGCAAATAGGCCGGAAGGACCCATTAAATTTCAGACTCAACAGATTATTAAAGGGAAGAATACAATCAAAGGGATATCAGGGTAATTCTAATTTAAGATCGAAAATATTGGATTTATTAGAAGGAGATGATAATACACTTGGGAAAAGATTTAATGCATTAATCCATGATGATAATTTTCGAAAAGAGCTTCATGCCTTATTATTCAAAGAAGATTTTCAAAGACAGTTTGATCAGTTaaagcaaaatgaaaaattagaGGTACTTTTTGATTTATTCAAATTACAAGATTCTAGTAGACTATTTGATTTATTAATAAGTACGAATTTTGAAAATCCATTTGAAACCAAAACTTTCGATGCGGATactgaaaaacaaaatgatcAGACAAGTACAGATGATGATTTTGAAACAGGAAATAAAGAAGGTGGTTCAAATTTTCTTGATATAACAGAAGAAGgagataattttttaaataaacgtAAACCAAAAAGTATACGTGATGTTTTAAGAAAAGTAAACTCACAAATTGACGTAGAAATGCCGCATCTCATGAACAATGTACTGTGTGGTAAACCTtctttaaaacaaaaaaggaaatacagaaaattattaaaatttatgaagaaattaaaaaaatattcaccTTATATATTAGCCTACTCTGTTCTTATTGGGTCCTTATTGCAGATTATTACCATATCTCTTTTGAATATGAATACTTtgatgtatattatattatctgttattttttataacctACTTATTTTTGTGGGAATATACTACGTGCATAAATTTTTGAAagttatttatatgaaaaagaaagcaaaaaatttaaaagccaatcagaaatatataaaatattga